The Suricata suricatta isolate VVHF042 chromosome 4, meerkat_22Aug2017_6uvM2_HiC, whole genome shotgun sequence genome includes a region encoding these proteins:
- the GPR45 gene encoding probable G-protein coupled receptor 45, giving the protein MNCKPRLVLPKRDILPTIPVASRSKTCNRQTQNGSHRSAEGSPSCRLCPSSKFFSMMACNSSTTETYQYWLLNGSNASDPGVTLPPAPLRISLAVIMMLMIVVGLLGNAVVCIIVYQRPAMRSAINLLLATLAFSDIMLSLCCMPFTAVTLITVHWHFGDYFCRLSATLYWFFVLEGVAILLIISVDRFLIIVQRQDKLNPRRAKRIIAASWVLSFCVSAPSLAAPTLVEAPARAPQCVLGYTEFAAERAYVVALLVAAFFVPVGVMLCSYLCILHTIRKNAIRVHSQSDSLDLRQLTRAGLRRLQRQQQVSLDLSFKTKACTTILILFVGFSLCWLPHSVYSLLSVFSWGFYCSPSFYTTSSCILWLSYLKSVFNPIVYCWRIKKFREACIELLPQTFQILPKVPERIRRRIQPSTVYVCNENQSAV; this is encoded by the coding sequence AACTGCAAACCCAGGCTAGTGCTCCCAAAGAGAGACATCCTCCCTACCATCCCAGTGGCCTCCAGATCCAAGACATGCAACCGGCAGACACAGAATGGCAGCCACCGAAGCGCTGAGGGGAGCCCTTCCTGTCGTCTCTGTCCCAGCTCCAAGTTCTTTTCCATGATGGCCTGCAACAGCTCCACCACTGAGACCTACCAGTACTGGCTGCTGAACGGAAGCAATGCGTCAGACCCCGGGGTCacgctgccccccgcccccctcaggaTATCCTTGGCAGTAATCATGATGCTGATGATCGTGGTGGGGCTCCTGGGCAATGCCGTTGTCTGCATCATCGTGTATCAGAGGCCAGCCATGCGCTCCGCCATCAACTTGCTGCTGGCCACGCTGGCCTTCTCCGACATCATGCTGTCCTTGTGCTGCATGCCCTTCACGGCCGTCACCCTCATCACGGTCCACTGGCACTTCGGGGACTACTTCTGCCGGCTCTCCGCCACCTTGTACTGGTTCTTCGTCCTGGAGGGCGTGGCCATCCTGCTCATCATCAGCGTGGATCGCTTTCTCATCATCGTCCAGCGCCAGGACAAGCTGAACCCGCGGCGGGCCAAGCGCATCATCGCCGCGTCCTGGGTGCTGTCGTTCTGTGTCTCCGCCCCGTCGCTGGCAGCCCCGACGCTTGTGGAGGCGCCGGCGCGGGCCCCGCAGTGCGTGCTGGGCTACACGGAGTTCGCGGCCGAGCGAGCCTACGTGGTGGCGCTGCTGGTGGCAGCCTTCTTCGTGCCCGTTGGCGTCATGCTGTGCTCCTACCTGTGCATCCTGCACACCATCCGCAAGAACGCCATCCGAGTGCACAGCCAGTCGGACAGCCTGGACCTCAGACAGCTCACCAGGGCTGGCCTGCGGCGGCTGCAGAGGCAGCAGCAGGTCAGCTTGGACTTGAGCTTCAAGACCAAGGCCTGCACCACCATCCTGATCCTCTTTGTGGGCTTCTCGCTCTGCTGGCTGCCGCACTCGGTCTACAGCCTCCTGTCCGTGTTCAGCTGGGGGTTCTACTGCAGCCCCTCCTTCTACACCACCAGCTCCTGCATTTTGTGGCTCAGCTACCTCAAATCCGTCTTCAACCCCATCGTCTACTGCTGGAGAATCAAGAAATTCCGCGAGGCCTGCATCGAGTTGCTGCCCCAAACCTTCCAAATCCTCCCCAAAGTGCCTGAGCGGATCAGAAGGAGAATCCAGCCCAGCACAGTCTATGTGTGCAATGAAAACCAGTCCGCGGTTTAG